Proteins from one Thermococcus sp. genomic window:
- a CDS encoding S16 family serine protease has translation MRRVAVLITAILLLLPVATPVLAQCPSEGHTVIMHAPAVAKTSTGELTGVVTEFVITVAPGSGHVYIETWPLAQVDMQASARLAAQVAGRVLGVDMSKYDVFIQVRANTSIIGGPSAGGTMTVGIIAALKGWSVNPKVMMTGMINPDGTIGPVGGILEKASAAHEAGAKLFLIPEGQRVQYVQKTEKKEIGGVIEINTRTTPVDVVKYAKERWGLQVVEVKDIYQAVYYFTGHRIPKPEAPQNVKIDTSFLKEDAEKDYRNTTSYYENVLKALKESNVGYDTYSLLMAALENAGKLLNQSKEAINEGMYYTALSRDFQARIIIRHVDWYLSTNTKEDVQALLFKVRAEINSTEEFVENQTIQGVTMLQAVAAAEERIEDAKSSLEQAWKYYYSGQYWDAIGEAAYAYERAKTALFWTRLGKRFAKGKPISRDVVKVTARDYIDESSLIVAYIESMYGNVLGNDLTDTIEKAQEYYDDGKYSAALFTAMQARVQGEVFLDTLGITNWTVLVDKMNILKEDARTSIGIAEENGITPILAIAYYEFAESFEKLATENKSLDNLQNAMTFYAYAKETANLFLNTRPSRPEGTKTETGTVPQIVIPTETMNTTTVEKPKGGIEYGVLGIVVLVAFLAGLGVGRRL, from the coding sequence TAACGGCGATTCTGCTACTCCTGCCGGTAGCGACTCCAGTGCTCGCCCAGTGCCCGAGCGAGGGACACACCGTCATCATGCACGCACCGGCTGTTGCAAAGACCTCAACCGGCGAGCTCACCGGTGTCGTCACGGAGTTCGTCATAACCGTCGCCCCGGGGAGCGGTCACGTGTACATAGAGACGTGGCCACTGGCACAGGTTGACATGCAGGCCAGCGCGAGGCTCGCCGCACAGGTCGCGGGAAGGGTTCTCGGAGTTGACATGAGCAAATACGACGTCTTCATTCAGGTCAGGGCAAACACTAGCATCATAGGAGGGCCTTCAGCGGGTGGAACGATGACCGTCGGCATAATAGCGGCCCTTAAGGGGTGGAGCGTCAACCCGAAGGTCATGATGACTGGGATGATAAACCCGGACGGGACGATAGGGCCGGTCGGCGGAATTCTGGAGAAGGCATCAGCAGCCCATGAGGCGGGGGCGAAGCTCTTCCTGATTCCCGAAGGCCAGCGCGTCCAGTACGTCCAGAAGACGGAGAAGAAGGAGATAGGCGGTGTCATTGAGATAAACACCCGGACGACTCCCGTAGATGTCGTGAAGTACGCCAAGGAGCGCTGGGGACTTCAGGTGGTCGAGGTCAAGGACATCTATCAGGCGGTCTACTACTTCACCGGCCATAGGATTCCCAAGCCAGAGGCACCCCAGAACGTCAAGATAGACACATCCTTCCTGAAGGAGGACGCCGAGAAGGACTACAGGAACACCACCTCCTACTACGAGAACGTCCTCAAGGCCCTGAAGGAGAGCAACGTCGGCTACGACACTTACAGCCTCCTAATGGCCGCTCTGGAAAACGCCGGGAAGCTACTCAACCAGTCGAAGGAGGCCATAAACGAGGGGATGTACTACACGGCACTCAGCAGGGACTTCCAGGCGAGGATAATCATAAGGCACGTTGACTGGTACCTCTCGACCAACACCAAGGAGGACGTTCAGGCGCTCCTTTTCAAGGTGAGGGCCGAGATAAACTCTACCGAGGAGTTCGTCGAGAACCAGACGATACAGGGCGTGACGATGCTCCAGGCAGTTGCAGCCGCTGAGGAGAGGATTGAGGACGCGAAGAGCTCCCTTGAGCAGGCGTGGAAGTACTACTACTCCGGCCAGTACTGGGACGCCATAGGCGAGGCCGCCTACGCCTACGAGAGGGCCAAGACGGCGCTCTTCTGGACCCGGCTCGGGAAGCGCTTTGCGAAGGGAAAACCAATAAGCAGGGATGTCGTCAAGGTAACCGCCCGGGACTACATAGACGAGTCCAGCCTAATCGTCGCCTACATCGAGTCCATGTACGGCAACGTCCTCGGAAACGACCTCACGGACACGATAGAGAAGGCCCAGGAGTACTACGACGACGGCAAGTACTCAGCTGCGCTCTTCACGGCAATGCAGGCGAGGGTTCAGGGGGAGGTCTTTCTCGACACCCTTGGGATAACCAACTGGACAGTTCTAGTTGACAAGATGAACATACTGAAGGAGGACGCGAGGACGTCAATAGGAATAGCCGAGGAAAACGGGATAACCCCAATCCTCGCGATAGCCTACTACGAGTTCGCCGAGAGCTTTGAGAAGCTGGCAACGGAGAACAAAAGCCTCGACAACCTGCAGAACGCGATGACCTTCTACGCCTACGCCAAGGAAACCGCCAACCTATTCCTCAACACAAGGCCGAGCCGGCCGGAGGGGACAAAGACCGAGACGGGAACGGTGCCCCAGATAGTCATACCGACTGAAACGATGAACACCACAACGGTGGAAAAGCCGAAAGGCGGAATTGAATACGGCGTTCTCGGGATAGTTGTTCTGGTGGCGTTTTTAGCCGGACTCGGGGTGGGGAGAAGGCTCTAA
- a CDS encoding phosphoadenosine phosphosulfate reductase family protein — MFALIARARKDAKALQYINERNYGGFLSVESLGGGRRGEEVIDNLEEILRGPYVPVLLLGEKERGLMDELLPLMRESGKPFYARLLRTKRVRNMRVDELYAHIEEIKARFRLGIEWRNAYALNPENPFGIDINPDYDIYLAIGEGFRKSMREILDVELGENSLVLRKLLNQEVYFSGPNRVAEVSKRLGSPTEVLWRCPCVEDVPLELIISENRGYVEAFARASKAFLERFRGHDVIVPWSGGKDSTAALVLAKEVFGKVTAVYVRMEYEMPLTDDYVERLAKKLGVELIRVDVPMPVERYGMPTHSNRWCTRKKVEALYGVASEFEDPILVVGDRDGESMRRRLKPPVVERKTPFGVFREVMPVKFWSGMMVQLFLLLRGIELHPLYYEGFYRLGCTICPSLAQWEVELLKRRGLEPSPHPESG, encoded by the coding sequence ATGTTCGCCCTGATAGCCCGGGCCAGAAAGGACGCGAAGGCCCTCCAGTACATAAACGAGAGGAACTACGGTGGCTTCCTCAGTGTTGAGAGCCTTGGCGGTGGGAGAAGGGGCGAGGAAGTCATTGATAACCTTGAGGAGATACTCAGAGGCCCATACGTCCCCGTTCTGCTCCTTGGCGAGAAGGAGAGGGGGCTTATGGACGAGCTCCTACCTCTTATGAGGGAGAGCGGAAAGCCCTTCTACGCGAGACTCCTGAGAACCAAGAGGGTCAGGAACATGCGCGTTGACGAGCTCTACGCCCACATAGAGGAGATAAAGGCCCGCTTCAGGCTTGGAATCGAGTGGAGAAATGCCTACGCCCTCAACCCGGAGAACCCCTTCGGGATTGATATTAACCCCGATTACGACATCTATCTGGCCATCGGCGAGGGCTTTAGGAAGTCCATGAGGGAAATCCTCGACGTCGAGCTCGGGGAGAACTCACTCGTCCTGAGGAAGCTATTAAATCAGGAAGTCTATTTCTCCGGCCCGAACAGGGTAGCTGAGGTGAGCAAAAGACTGGGCTCTCCAACGGAAGTCCTCTGGAGGTGTCCCTGCGTTGAAGACGTCCCCCTTGAGCTTATCATCTCCGAGAACAGGGGTTACGTGGAGGCCTTTGCCCGGGCCAGTAAGGCCTTCCTTGAGCGCTTTAGGGGGCACGACGTAATCGTTCCGTGGAGCGGTGGAAAGGACTCAACGGCAGCTCTGGTTCTCGCCAAAGAGGTCTTTGGTAAGGTCACCGCCGTTTACGTCAGGATGGAATACGAGATGCCCCTGACCGACGATTACGTTGAAAGGCTCGCGAAAAAGCTCGGCGTGGAGCTGATAAGGGTCGACGTCCCGATGCCGGTAGAGCGCTACGGTATGCCGACGCACTCGAACAGGTGGTGCACGAGGAAAAAGGTTGAGGCCCTCTACGGCGTTGCGAGCGAGTTTGAAGACCCAATCCTCGTCGTCGGGGACAGGGACGGGGAGAGCATGAGGAGGAGGCTCAAGCCACCGGTCGTCGAGAGGAAAACGCCCTTCGGGGTCTTCAGGGAGGTAATGCCGGTTAAGTTCTGGAGCGGGATGATGGTTCAGCTGTTCCTCCTCTTAAGGGGAATAGAACTGCATCCCCTCTACTACGAGGGCTTCTACAGGCTGGGGTGCACGATTTGCCCGAGTCTGGCCCAGTGGGAGGTGGAGCTGTTAAAAAGGAGAGGGTTAGAGCCTTCTCCCCACCCCGAGTCCGGCTAA